In Alteromonas sp. RKMC-009, the genomic stretch TGAGGAAAACACCCCGCAAGGGGTGTTTTTTTATTTCTATGTCCCGTTATTCAGTACTTGTCACATCACCGCCCTACGACAACGACAGAGCCTCACGCGCTCTGGCCTTCTGCCATCACTTACTTGCTGACGGTCAGGAAATTGAACAGATATTTTTTTATCAGGCCGGCATTTATAATGCGATGCCGCAAATGAACCCGCCTAATGACGAAGTGAATATCTATCAGGCATGGTGTGATTTGAAATTAAAAGCACAAACTTCACTACGGGTTTGCATGACCGCGGGAGAC encodes the following:
- the tusD gene encoding sulfurtransferase complex subunit TusD; this encodes MSRYSVLVTSPPYDNDRASRALAFCHHLLADGQEIEQIFFYQAGIYNAMPQMNPPNDEVNIYQAWCDLKLKAQTSLRVCMTAGDKRGVTGTGEDKAFEHTGLSDFFTSLHQCEHLVQF